From the genome of Desulfobaculum xiamenense, one region includes:
- a CDS encoding 4Fe-4S dicluster domain-containing protein, with product MEKTFFIDLTRCTACRGCQVACKQWHKLPAEETRNFGSHQNPADLSVHTYKLVRFSEHANGHKVQWLFFPEQCRHCIIAPCKEVADGYDETAILRDETTGAVLFTDRLAAFGNDEKQEVREACPYDIPRFDPETGLMAKCDFCIDRVHNGLLPACVQVCPTGTMNFGDREDMLALAEERLAQVKKSKPNAMLVDPDDVNVIYLVEADPKLYHEFLAADAGAHDPKGITRKQMFAKLLSPLKNLS from the coding sequence ATGGAAAAGACATTCTTCATAGACCTCACTCGCTGCACGGCCTGCCGGGGATGCCAGGTGGCCTGCAAGCAGTGGCACAAACTGCCCGCCGAGGAGACCAGAAACTTCGGCTCGCATCAGAACCCGGCCGACCTGTCGGTGCACACCTACAAGCTCGTCCGCTTCAGTGAACACGCAAATGGGCACAAGGTACAGTGGCTGTTCTTCCCCGAGCAGTGCCGCCACTGCATCATCGCGCCCTGCAAGGAGGTGGCCGACGGTTACGACGAGACCGCCATCCTGCGCGACGAAACCACCGGCGCGGTGCTCTTCACCGACCGCCTCGCCGCATTCGGCAACGACGAAAAGCAGGAAGTCCGGGAGGCTTGCCCCTACGACATCCCGCGCTTCGACCCCGAAACCGGCCTCATGGCCAAGTGCGACTTCTGCATCGACAGGGTCCACAACGGCCTGCTTCCGGCCTGTGTTCAGGTCTGCCCCACCGGCACCATGAACTTCGGTGACCGGGAGGACATGCTGGCGCTAGCCGAGGAGCGGCTCGCCCAGGTGAAGAAGTCCAAGCCGAACGCCATGCTCGTGGACCCCGACGACGTCAACGTCATCTACCTCGTGGAGGCTGATCCCAAGCTCTACCACGAGTTCCTTGCCGCCGACGCCGGAGCGCACGATCCCAAGGGCATCACCCGCAAGCAGATGTTTGCGAAGCTGCTGTCCCCGCTGAAGAACCTGTCGTAA
- the fdnG gene encoding formate dehydrogenase-N subunit alpha produces MKRREFIKLSAVGAAATAFGGLGVSLAPTTARAQHLKTRWAKQTTSVCCYCAVGCGLIVHTDTMSQRAINVEGDPDHPVNEGALCAKGASIWALGENDRREKNVLYRAPYSDKWEVKGWDWALSRIARRIKDTRDASFTEVNAKGQTVNRCDGIASVGSAALDNEECWAYQSFLRALGLVYIEHQARIUHSATVAALAESFGRGAMTNHWIDLKNSDCILIMGSNAAENHPISFKWVLKAKDNGATVIHVDPRFTRTSTKADIYAPIRSGSDIGFLGGMIKYILDNELYFKEYVVNYTNASFIVREDFKFDDGLFSGFDGNKYDKSTWDFEYESEGVPRKDASLKHPRCVFQLLKKHFSRYTLDKVEAVTGTPRADILKVYKAYSASGKPDKSATIMYAMGWTQHTVGVQNIRSMAIIQLLLGNIGVAGGGVNALRGESNVQGSTDQCLLWHILPGYLGIPTGSLGDLAAYNAKMSGPHLKGAKDPMSAAWWQNFPKYSVSLLKAMYPSATPETGYEWLPKCDDGKNYSWLNMFEEMDKGAFKGFFAWGQNPACGGANSNKTRNAMAKLDWMVNVNIFDNETGSFWHGPDMDPKKIKTEVFFLPCAVSIEKEGSITNSGRWMQWRYQGPKPWGDTRPDGEIITELMEKVRELYAEEGGKFVQPILGLGTHLWGGEHGIFDPHAVAKLINGFFLKDVEIKGTLYKKGQQVPSFAFLQDDGSTCSGNWLYCQSYTDKGNMAARRDKTQTPEQEKIGLYPNWAWCWPVNRRIIYNRASVDLEGKPYAPDKPVIQWNGEKWIGDVPDGGWKPGTKYAFIMKPQGHGHIFGPGRADGPFPEYYEPMECPVSRHPFSKQLHNPTALQFKNEYKAVCDPKYPFVCSTYRVTEHWQSGVMTRFTPWLIEAEPQIFCEMSPELAKLRGIANGDKVTLESARGKLWAIAIVTPRLRPFKVMGNTVHQIGIPWHYGWVFPKNGGDAANLLSPSVGDPNTGIPETKAFMVNVRKAKED; encoded by the coding sequence ATGAAACGCAGAGAGTTCATCAAGCTCTCCGCCGTGGGCGCCGCCGCCACCGCATTCGGCGGACTTGGCGTATCCCTTGCGCCCACCACCGCGAGAGCGCAGCACTTGAAGACCCGCTGGGCCAAGCAGACCACCTCCGTCTGCTGTTACTGCGCCGTCGGCTGCGGACTCATCGTCCATACGGACACCATGAGCCAGCGCGCCATCAACGTCGAGGGCGACCCCGACCATCCCGTCAACGAAGGTGCCCTGTGCGCCAAGGGCGCGTCCATCTGGGCACTCGGCGAGAATGACCGCCGCGAGAAGAACGTCCTCTACCGCGCTCCCTACAGCGACAAGTGGGAAGTGAAGGGCTGGGACTGGGCGCTCTCACGCATCGCCCGCCGCATCAAGGACACCCGCGACGCGAGCTTCACCGAAGTCAACGCCAAGGGACAGACCGTCAACCGCTGCGACGGCATCGCCTCCGTTGGCTCCGCAGCGCTCGACAACGAGGAATGCTGGGCCTACCAGTCGTTCCTGCGCGCACTCGGCCTGGTGTACATAGAGCACCAGGCACGTATCTGACACAGCGCCACTGTTGCGGCTCTGGCAGAGTCGTTCGGACGCGGCGCGATGACCAATCACTGGATCGACCTCAAGAACAGTGATTGCATTCTGATAATGGGCAGCAACGCTGCCGAAAACCACCCGATTTCCTTCAAGTGGGTGCTCAAGGCCAAGGACAACGGTGCCACGGTCATTCACGTGGACCCGCGGTTCACCAGAACCTCCACCAAGGCCGACATCTACGCCCCCATCCGCTCCGGGTCCGACATCGGATTCCTCGGCGGCATGATCAAGTACATCCTCGACAACGAGCTGTATTTCAAGGAATACGTCGTCAACTACACCAACGCGTCCTTCATCGTGCGCGAGGACTTCAAGTTCGACGACGGCCTGTTCTCCGGCTTCGACGGCAACAAGTACGACAAGTCCACGTGGGACTTCGAGTACGAGTCCGAAGGCGTTCCGCGCAAGGATGCGAGCCTCAAACACCCCCGCTGCGTGTTCCAGCTGCTGAAGAAGCACTTCAGCCGCTACACGCTGGACAAGGTGGAGGCCGTCACCGGTACCCCGCGCGCGGACATCCTGAAGGTCTACAAGGCCTACTCCGCCTCCGGCAAGCCGGACAAGTCCGCCACCATCATGTACGCCATGGGCTGGACCCAGCACACCGTGGGCGTGCAGAACATCCGCTCCATGGCCATCATCCAGCTGCTGCTGGGCAACATCGGCGTGGCTGGCGGCGGCGTGAACGCACTGCGCGGCGAATCCAACGTGCAGGGCTCCACGGACCAGTGCCTGCTGTGGCACATCCTGCCCGGCTACCTCGGCATCCCCACGGGGTCGCTCGGCGACCTCGCCGCCTACAACGCCAAGATGTCCGGCCCGCACCTCAAGGGTGCCAAGGACCCCATGAGCGCCGCATGGTGGCAGAACTTCCCGAAATACTCGGTGAGCCTGCTCAAGGCCATGTACCCCTCCGCAACGCCGGAGACCGGCTACGAATGGCTGCCCAAGTGCGACGACGGCAAGAACTACTCGTGGCTGAACATGTTCGAGGAGATGGACAAAGGCGCGTTCAAGGGCTTCTTCGCATGGGGCCAGAACCCCGCATGCGGCGGTGCCAACTCGAACAAGACCCGCAACGCCATGGCCAAGCTGGACTGGATGGTCAACGTCAACATCTTCGACAACGAGACCGGCAGCTTCTGGCATGGCCCGGACATGGACCCCAAGAAGATCAAGACCGAGGTCTTCTTCCTGCCCTGCGCGGTGTCCATCGAAAAGGAAGGCTCCATCACCAACTCCGGCCGCTGGATGCAGTGGCGCTATCAGGGGCCCAAGCCTTGGGGCGACACCCGACCCGACGGCGAGATCATCACTGAACTCATGGAAAAGGTCCGCGAGCTGTACGCCGAGGAAGGCGGCAAGTTCGTTCAGCCCATCCTCGGGCTGGGCACCCACCTCTGGGGCGGCGAGCACGGCATCTTCGACCCCCACGCCGTGGCCAAGCTCATCAATGGCTTCTTCCTGAAGGACGTGGAGATCAAGGGTACCCTCTACAAGAAGGGCCAACAGGTGCCGAGTTTCGCCTTCCTGCAGGACGACGGCTCCACCTGCTCCGGCAACTGGCTGTACTGCCAGTCCTACACGGACAAGGGCAACATGGCCGCCCGCCGCGACAAGACCCAGACCCCGGAGCAGGAAAAGATCGGCCTGTATCCGAACTGGGCATGGTGCTGGCCCGTCAACCGCCGCATCATCTACAACCGCGCGTCGGTGGACCTCGAAGGCAAGCCCTACGCGCCGGACAAGCCCGTCATCCAGTGGAACGGCGAGAAGTGGATCGGCGACGTGCCGGACGGCGGCTGGAAGCCCGGCACCAAGTACGCCTTCATCATGAAGCCGCAGGGTCACGGCCACATCTTCGGTCCCGGCCGTGCCGACGGTCCGTTCCCCGAGTACTACGAGCCTATGGAGTGCCCGGTTTCCCGGCATCCGTTCTCCAAGCAACTCCACAACCCCACGGCCCTGCAATTCAAGAACGAATACAAGGCCGTATGCGATCCGAAGTACCCGTTCGTGTGCTCCACCTACCGTGTCACGGAGCACTGGCAAAGCGGCGTCATGACCCGCTTCACCCCATGGCTCATCGAGGCCGAGCCGCAGATCTTCTGCGAAATGAGCCCCGAACTGGCCAAGCTGCGCGGCATCGCCAACGGCGACAAGGTCACCCTCGAAAGCGCGCGCGGCAAGCTGTGGGCCATCGCCATCGTCACGCCGCGCCTGCGGCCCTTCAAGGTCATGGGCAATACCGTCCACCAGATCGGCATCCCGTGGCACTACGGCTGGGTATTCCCCAAGAACGGCGGCGACGCGGCGAACCTGCTTTCGCCCTCCGTCGGCGATCCGAACACGGGCATTCCCGAGACCAAGGCATTCATGGTGAACGTGCGCAAGGCAAAGGAGGACTAG
- a CDS encoding IS1595 family transposase, with protein sequence MQQELETAIPDEIFVDEAAARRYLLKFCWKNHQRFCPRCRSRRNYRLNNGRRRCARCRYTFHDFSGRWINNCNLSCTQWLRLVQLFETETTARTASKELGISYNTAYKAMSTLRFAIVAHALDARQLLGPNSPLGLSLNGRAFQSPSATEEKQVTPVFGIMDRGTWAFVDLIPGFDLETLLHFSLSFQLKTVRLGNVIYTDRYQRYDTLICCVGNDPAADYFRVGPHGLPIDENNPGFWHYVSSRLTKFHGVTPQRFPLYLKELELRYNSRHKDLFPLLTGFLCDFAPEID encoded by the coding sequence GTGCAGCAGGAACTGGAAACGGCAATCCCGGACGAAATCTTCGTCGACGAGGCGGCGGCGCGGCGCTATCTGCTGAAGTTCTGCTGGAAGAACCACCAGCGCTTCTGCCCGCGCTGCCGCAGTCGGCGCAACTACCGTCTGAACAACGGCAGGCGACGTTGCGCCCGTTGCCGCTACACGTTCCACGACTTCAGCGGACGCTGGATCAACAACTGCAACCTCTCCTGCACGCAGTGGCTGCGCCTCGTCCAGCTCTTCGAAACCGAAACCACGGCGCGCACGGCGTCCAAGGAACTGGGCATCTCATACAACACGGCCTACAAGGCCATGTCCACCTTGCGCTTCGCCATCGTGGCCCATGCGCTGGACGCACGGCAGCTTCTCGGCCCGAATTCCCCCCTCGGGCTGTCCCTGAACGGGCGCGCCTTCCAGTCTCCCTCCGCAACCGAGGAAAAGCAGGTCACCCCGGTCTTCGGCATCATGGACCGCGGCACGTGGGCCTTCGTCGACCTCATTCCCGGCTTCGACCTCGAAACGCTCCTCCACTTCAGCCTGAGCTTCCAGCTCAAGACCGTACGCCTTGGCAACGTGATCTACACGGACCGCTACCAGCGCTACGACACACTCATCTGCTGCGTGGGCAACGACCCGGCGGCGGACTACTTCCGCGTCGGCCCCCACGGGCTGCCCATCGACGAGAACAATCCCGGCTTCTGGCATTACGTCAGTTCGCGGCTCACCAAGTTCCACGGCGTGACGCCACAGCGCTTCCCGCTCTATCTGAAGGAACTGGAGCTGCGCTACAACTCGCGCCACAAGGACCTCTTCCCCCTGCTCACCGGCTTCCTCTGCGACTTCGCGCCGGAAATCGACTGA
- the moaA gene encoding GTP 3',8-cyclase MoaA, whose amino-acid sequence MIHDGHGRTVSYIRLSVTDRCNLKCFYCRTDGEECFIDHSNILSYEEMLRLVQAAQTMDVTKLRLTGGEPFVRRDFLAFLGMLREECPGLDVRITTNGTLLGGKVPALKHLGIQRINISLDTLKPERFAHVTGRDFHDRVLQAIDDCLHYGLTVKINAVAMKGINDDEIAAFTEFAKTRPVDVRFIEFMPIGGCSHWKKEYALPARDIIAAVSAVADITPVPKHAINDGPARIYEIKDGLGRIGVISAMSDHFCDTCNRLRITSDGRLRTCLFSDKEYRLRPILRSPRLGNEALLRVMRLATQHKPLGYKLLEKRLLGNSVCSKVMSSIGG is encoded by the coding sequence ATGATCCACGACGGTCACGGCCGCACAGTCAGCTACATCAGGCTTTCCGTGACGGACCGCTGCAATCTCAAGTGCTTCTACTGCCGCACCGACGGCGAGGAATGCTTCATCGACCACTCGAACATCCTGAGCTACGAGGAAATGCTCCGTCTCGTTCAGGCCGCGCAGACCATGGACGTGACCAAGCTCCGGCTGACCGGCGGAGAGCCCTTCGTGCGCCGGGATTTCCTCGCCTTTCTCGGCATGCTGCGTGAGGAGTGTCCCGGCCTTGACGTGCGCATCACCACCAACGGCACACTGCTCGGCGGCAAGGTGCCCGCGCTCAAGCACCTCGGCATCCAGCGCATCAACATCTCCCTCGACACGCTCAAGCCCGAGCGCTTCGCGCATGTCACGGGCCGCGACTTCCACGACCGCGTCCTGCAGGCCATCGACGACTGTCTGCACTACGGGCTGACGGTCAAGATCAACGCCGTGGCCATGAAGGGCATCAACGACGACGAAATCGCCGCCTTCACCGAGTTCGCGAAGACCCGCCCGGTGGACGTGCGCTTCATCGAATTCATGCCCATCGGCGGATGTTCGCACTGGAAGAAGGAATACGCCCTGCCCGCCCGCGACATCATCGCGGCGGTCTCCGCCGTGGCGGACATCACCCCCGTGCCGAAGCACGCCATCAACGACGGCCCGGCTCGCATCTACGAGATCAAGGACGGCCTCGGCCGCATCGGCGTCATCTCCGCCATGTCCGACCACTTCTGCGACACCTGCAATCGGCTGCGCATCACCTCCGACGGCAGGCTGCGCACCTGCCTGTTCTCGGACAAGGAATACCGCCTGCGCCCCATCCTGCGTTCTCCCCGCCTCGGCAACGAGGCGCTCCTGCGCGTGATGCGGCTGGCAACGCAGCACAAACCGCTGGGCTACAAGCTCCTCGAAAAGCGTCTGCTCGGCAATTCCGTGTGCTCCAAGGTCATGTCATCCATCGGCGGCTAG
- the mobA gene encoding molybdenum cofactor guanylyltransferase, which produces MTQCDIPALVLAGGKSTRLGLDKVGLHFSGKTMLSRMIELAGSLCREVCVSGRDPAELGVCAPWLPDDTAGVGPMGGILTGLRAFGRPLLVLACDLPMLDAPTVARLLAAEAQRPPHAVMTTFRQEETGYIESLVSVYTPQAIPLLEQAMRDGIYKLSRAIPPELRHHVPYSRSEAAVFFNINFPADLAMLRQVENHRLPS; this is translated from the coding sequence ATGACGCAATGCGACATTCCCGCGCTGGTCCTCGCTGGCGGCAAGAGCACCCGGTTGGGGCTGGACAAGGTCGGGCTACACTTCTCGGGGAAGACCATGCTCTCGCGCATGATCGAGCTGGCGGGCAGCCTGTGCCGCGAGGTCTGCGTCTCGGGCCGCGACCCGGCGGAACTCGGCGTCTGCGCCCCGTGGCTACCGGACGACACGGCCGGAGTTGGCCCCATGGGCGGCATCCTCACAGGCCTTCGCGCCTTTGGCCGTCCACTGCTGGTACTCGCTTGCGACCTGCCCATGCTCGACGCCCCGACCGTGGCGCGCCTGCTGGCGGCCGAGGCGCAACGCCCGCCACATGCGGTGATGACCACCTTCCGTCAGGAGGAAACCGGCTACATCGAGTCGCTGGTGTCCGTGTACACGCCACAGGCCATACCGCTGCTGGAGCAGGCCATGCGCGACGGCATCTACAAACTCAGCCGGGCCATCCCGCCGGAGCTTCGCCACCACGTGCCCTACTCGCGCAGCGAAGCCGCCGTCTTCTTCAACATCAACTTCCCGGCCGATCTCGCCATGCTGCGACAGGTGGAAAACCACCGGCTACCAAGCTGA
- a CDS encoding formate dehydrogenase accessory sulfurtransferase FdhD — protein MPSHSSTHAQMEREGSGLHEVACRQFKNGAWRDFTDVVTPEAELCLRWPDRPAVRLLAFPENLSRLALGHAMLELCAPGEMPHVTARNGDEWTLAPVSDTRRLADAPPASVDAERILACMTEFIAGEGRWEATGCFHRAAVWNPATQAFVAQAEDIGRHNCIDRLAGWSVENATRLDGMFLFVSARATASLVHKATACGFAAMVSRSAVTTSGLATARTAGMALAGFAREIRFTVFTDPAGRILDPQHPGGRP, from the coding sequence ATGCCCTCGCATTCTTCCACACACGCACAAATGGAACGGGAAGGCTCCGGGCTGCACGAAGTGGCCTGCCGACAATTCAAAAACGGCGCATGGCGCGACTTCACGGACGTCGTCACGCCGGAGGCCGAATTGTGTCTTCGCTGGCCGGACCGGCCCGCCGTCCGCCTGCTGGCCTTTCCGGAGAATCTGTCGAGACTGGCCCTCGGGCACGCCATGCTGGAGCTGTGTGCCCCGGGAGAAATGCCGCACGTGACCGCCCGCAATGGTGACGAGTGGACGCTCGCCCCCGTTTCGGACACGCGACGGCTTGCCGATGCGCCGCCCGCATCCGTCGATGCCGAACGCATCCTCGCGTGCATGACGGAATTCATCGCGGGCGAAGGGCGCTGGGAGGCCACGGGATGTTTCCACCGCGCGGCGGTCTGGAATCCGGCCACGCAGGCCTTCGTCGCGCAGGCCGAGGACATCGGCAGGCACAACTGCATCGACCGCCTCGCGGGCTGGAGCGTGGAAAACGCCACCCGCCTCGACGGCATGTTTCTCTTCGTCTCGGCACGGGCCACGGCTTCGCTGGTGCACAAGGCCACGGCCTGCGGCTTTGCGGCCATGGTCAGCCGTAGCGCGGTAACCACCTCTGGCCTCGCTACCGCGCGCACGGCAGGCATGGCGCTGGCGGGATTCGCCCGCGAGATACGCTTCACGGTCTTCACGGACCCGGCGGGCCGCATCCTCGACCCGCAACACCCCGGAGGCAGGCCATGA
- a CDS encoding formate dehydrogenase accessory protein FdhE, whose amino-acid sequence MPFDPQARLRLLDIRFRLLRERTHIPDVLANLVHDVHQRQITARAEANVRVTEDMLTPPEQRGPGIPLLLRERFPFDAELSARLFDEFIALLLPLSGPLADAARLIRDSRTDLDLGSLFSARLADDESRFALWAEKTPKAPNCMKFLIQSSMAPGLNEAAEQAAEGMDLEISHAPGPCPVCGSLPFITELRGKEGFRHATCSFCQTTYRIARLSCPFCGEDDMEKLAYFTAEGEDGYRVDVCDSCKMYIKCADFRAMDRKTMPLIDDLDSLTLDLLAAEEGYTRPTLSSLGF is encoded by the coding sequence ATGCCATTCGATCCGCAAGCACGACTCAGACTGCTCGATATCCGGTTCCGACTGCTGCGTGAAAGGACCCACATCCCCGACGTTCTCGCGAACCTCGTCCACGATGTCCACCAGCGGCAAATAACCGCACGCGCCGAGGCGAACGTCCGCGTCACGGAAGACATGCTCACCCCGCCAGAACAGCGTGGTCCGGGCATTCCCCTGCTCCTGCGGGAGCGCTTCCCCTTCGACGCGGAACTGTCCGCCCGCCTCTTCGACGAATTCATCGCGCTCCTTCTTCCCCTTTCCGGTCCACTGGCCGACGCCGCCCGCCTCATCCGGGATTCGCGCACGGACCTCGACCTCGGCTCCCTGTTCTCCGCCCGCCTCGCCGACGACGAATCCCGCTTCGCGCTCTGGGCGGAAAAGACACCCAAGGCTCCGAACTGCATGAAATTCCTCATCCAGTCCTCCATGGCTCCGGGGCTGAACGAGGCCGCCGAACAGGCCGCCGAGGGCATGGACCTCGAAATCAGCCATGCGCCTGGCCCCTGCCCGGTTTGCGGGAGTCTGCCCTTCATAACGGAGCTTCGCGGCAAGGAAGGGTTCCGCCACGCCACCTGCTCCTTCTGCCAGACCACCTACCGCATCGCCCGGTTGAGCTGCCCCTTCTGCGGCGAGGACGACATGGAAAAGCTGGCCTACTTCACGGCGGAGGGCGAGGACGGCTACCGGGTCGACGTCTGCGACTCGTGCAAGATGTACATCAAGTGCGCGGACTTCCGGGCGATGGATCGCAAGACCATGCCGCTCATCGACGATCTCGATTCGCTGACGCTAGACCTTTTGGCTGCGGAGGAAGGCTACACGCGCCCCACGCTGTCCAGCCTCGGCTTCTGA
- a CDS encoding substrate-binding domain-containing protein: MKKRLLLILALVLVSALSLPVLAQAQTPVLMMATTTSTDNTGLLDVLAPVFQQETGIELRWTAVGTGKALAMGRNCDVDVLLVHAPAAEKQFVDEGYGVDRTEIMYNDFVIIGPESDPAGVRGRTVVESMKTIAEKKIDFVSRGDNSGTHKKELSLWKAAGMAVPDKAPWYVQTGQGMISTINVAAERNGYTMTDRGTYIKYEATNNGDAPLKIIVEGDKALFNQYSVLCVNPEKCAKVKYDLATRFREWMASAPTQQRIAEFRLLGKQLFTPNAR; this comes from the coding sequence GTGAAAAAACGACTGCTGCTCATTCTCGCTTTGGTGCTCGTATCCGCTCTGTCGCTGCCCGTGCTGGCGCAGGCGCAGACCCCCGTTCTGATGATGGCCACGACCACCAGCACCGACAACACGGGCTTGCTCGACGTGCTGGCTCCCGTCTTCCAGCAGGAGACGGGCATTGAACTGCGCTGGACCGCCGTGGGAACCGGCAAGGCCCTCGCCATGGGGCGCAACTGCGACGTGGACGTGCTGCTCGTGCACGCTCCGGCGGCGGAGAAACAGTTCGTGGATGAGGGATACGGCGTGGACCGCACCGAGATCATGTACAACGATTTCGTGATCATCGGCCCCGAGAGCGACCCCGCAGGCGTGCGCGGCCGTACTGTCGTTGAGTCCATGAAGACCATCGCGGAGAAGAAGATCGACTTCGTCAGCCGTGGCGACAACTCCGGCACCCACAAGAAGGAGCTTTCCCTGTGGAAGGCCGCCGGAATGGCCGTGCCCGACAAGGCTCCGTGGTACGTGCAGACCGGTCAGGGCATGATCTCCACCATCAACGTCGCGGCCGAGCGCAATGGTTACACCATGACTGACCGTGGCACCTACATCAAGTACGAGGCCACCAACAACGGCGACGCCCCGTTGAAAATCATCGTGGAAGGCGATAAGGCTCTGTTCAACCAGTACAGCGTGCTGTGTGTGAATCCCGAGAAGTGCGCCAAGGTCAAGTACGACCTCGCCACCCGTTTCCGGGAGTGGATGGCTTCCGCCCCCACCCAGCAGCGCATCGCCGAGTTCCGCCTGCTCGGCAAGCAGCTCTTCACCCCCAACGCCCGCTAG
- a CDS encoding ABC transporter permease, with product MDYLLDGLVRAFVLLFSLDPETYSAIRTTVVVSSLSIAGSMILGAPLGFLLGHSTFPGKRGVRMVVDTLLSFPTVVIGLLVYAMLSRRGPFGELELLFTLPGIALGQVMLGLPIVVAMTATAVENMDRRLRLTLETLGASPRQVLATTLWEARYHLALAAVAAYGRIVSEVGISMMVGGNIKWHTRTITTAIALETGKGQFAMGIALGLVLLFIAFGVNLSVSGLRRLAEYDR from the coding sequence ATGGATTACCTTCTGGACGGACTTGTCAGGGCCTTCGTGCTCCTCTTCTCCCTCGATCCCGAGACCTATTCCGCCATCAGGACCACGGTCGTCGTGTCGTCGCTGTCCATTGCGGGCAGCATGATCCTTGGCGCGCCGCTGGGCTTTCTGCTCGGGCACTCCACGTTTCCCGGCAAGCGCGGGGTGCGTATGGTGGTGGACACGCTTTTGTCCTTTCCCACGGTGGTCATCGGGCTTCTGGTCTATGCCATGCTGTCGCGTCGCGGTCCGTTCGGCGAATTGGAACTGCTGTTCACGCTGCCGGGCATCGCGTTGGGGCAGGTGATGCTCGGGCTGCCCATCGTCGTAGCCATGACCGCCACGGCCGTGGAGAACATGGACCGGCGATTGCGGCTGACGCTGGAGACCCTTGGCGCGTCGCCCCGACAGGTGCTGGCCACCACCCTCTGGGAGGCGCGCTATCATCTCGCGTTGGCGGCGGTGGCCGCGTACGGGCGCATCGTGTCCGAGGTGGGCATTTCGATGATGGTCGGCGGGAACATCAAGTGGCACACCCGCACTATTACCACGGCCATCGCGCTGGAGACGGGCAAGGGGCAGTTCGCCATGGGCATTGCCCTCGGGCTGGTGCTCCTGTTCATCGCCTTCGGCGTCAACCTTTCCGTTTCCGGCCTGCGACGGCTAGCGGAGTACGACCGATGA
- a CDS encoding energy-coupling factor ABC transporter ATP-binding protein, whose product MSAIYELDNVRQVYAGRTVLDVESLRIGERRIVGVAGPNGSGKSTLMRILAFLERPERGTIRFAGQVCAENGNGVRRKVTLLTQEPYLLKRSVEGNVAYGLAVRGEPHDAERVGRALDMVGLAPEKFLRRSWRELSGGEAQRVALAARLVLRPRVLLLDEPTASLDEESAKRIMGAAQAARDDWGATIVVVSHDRDWLGEVADETIRMREGRIVS is encoded by the coding sequence ATGAGCGCCATCTACGAACTGGACAACGTGCGGCAGGTGTACGCCGGGCGCACCGTGCTCGACGTGGAATCGCTTCGCATCGGCGAGCGCCGCATCGTGGGCGTGGCCGGTCCCAACGGCAGCGGCAAGTCGACCCTTATGCGTATTCTGGCCTTTCTGGAGCGCCCGGAGCGCGGGACGATCCGATTCGCCGGGCAGGTGTGCGCGGAAAATGGCAACGGCGTGCGGCGCAAGGTGACCCTGCTGACGCAGGAGCCGTATCTCCTCAAGCGCTCCGTGGAGGGCAACGTGGCCTATGGGCTTGCCGTTCGCGGCGAGCCGCACGATGCCGAGCGCGTGGGGCGTGCGTTGGACATGGTGGGCCTTGCTCCAGAGAAGTTCCTGCGCCGAAGCTGGCGGGAGCTTTCCGGCGGCGAGGCGCAACGTGTGGCCCTTGCCGCGCGGCTCGTGCTGCGGCCCCGCGTGCTGCTGCTCGACGAGCCGACGGCCAGCCTCGACGAGGAGAGCGCGAAGCGCATCATGGGCGCGGCGCAGGCCGCGCGCGACGACTGGGGCGCGACCATCGTCGTGGTCAGCCATGATCGCGATTGGCTGGGCGAGGTGGCCGACGAGACCATCCGCATGCGCGAGGGACGCATCGTGAGCTAG